In Panacibacter ginsenosidivorans, the following proteins share a genomic window:
- a CDS encoding PorT family protein: protein MPQINENIDELFRKAAEDYPLKTGVPDWEDMRKKLSSKNAAAGNSFRLQLLQQSVAVILFLLVPFVIANYSFKQNEIIINNNSEHDSNHGKEALLSATSSERVVNNLQQDEQRFSVKNIFNGRHVVYQAGSVGQNIITKANTQKDLSLVFINSPVNITSTIMPQMELNAKSTMDIINTSDEMINTKKQAVIESSNKKRMFNITLSKPKNLYAGFMVSPELSNVKQQAFEKPGLNFGFLMGYNFSSRLQAEVAVIKARKYYHTDGKYAEPNSIRHDESQITGINVFCSVTEIPVTVHYTFNDNGNSKFFASAGTVSNIVHRERYNYEYKKNGEERDGFKKYNKSVENLFSNIQLSAGYEKKIGAIGTIRIEPYYRIPLNGIGRSNLPVTSTGINIGLIKYFK from the coding sequence ATGCCGCAAATAAATGAAAATATTGACGAACTGTTCCGTAAAGCAGCGGAAGACTATCCTTTAAAAACAGGCGTACCTGATTGGGAAGATATGCGCAAAAAGCTGTCATCAAAAAATGCAGCAGCCGGTAACAGTTTTCGTTTACAGTTACTTCAGCAATCTGTAGCAGTAATTTTATTTTTGCTTGTTCCATTTGTCATTGCCAATTATAGTTTTAAACAAAACGAAATCATTATTAACAATAATAGTGAGCATGATTCAAACCATGGAAAGGAAGCTTTATTATCTGCGACGTCATCTGAACGTGTTGTAAACAACCTGCAGCAAGATGAACAACGGTTTTCTGTAAAGAATATATTCAATGGCAGGCATGTTGTTTACCAGGCCGGCAGTGTCGGGCAGAACATTATTACAAAGGCCAATACACAAAAAGACTTGTCTCTGGTTTTTATAAATAGTCCGGTAAACATAACTTCAACGATAATGCCACAGATGGAGTTAAATGCAAAAAGCACTATGGATATTATAAACACGTCTGATGAAATGATCAATACCAAAAAACAGGCGGTTATTGAAAGCAGCAACAAAAAAAGAATGTTCAATATTACACTTTCAAAGCCCAAAAATTTGTATGCAGGTTTTATGGTATCGCCAGAATTATCAAATGTAAAACAACAAGCATTTGAAAAGCCTGGTCTAAATTTTGGATTTCTTATGGGGTATAATTTTAGTAGCAGACTGCAGGCTGAAGTTGCCGTTATAAAGGCCCGCAAATATTATCACACCGATGGCAAGTATGCAGAGCCAAATAGTATAAGGCACGATGAATCTCAGATCACCGGCATTAACGTGTTTTGTAGTGTAACAGAAATACCGGTTACTGTTCATTATACGTTCAATGATAATGGCAATTCCAAATTTTTTGCATCTGCGGGCACTGTTTCTAACATTGTGCATAGAGAACGATACAACTATGAATATAAAAAAAACGGTGAAGAAAGAGATGGATTTAAAAAGTATAACAAATCTGTAGAAAATCTTTTTTCAAATATACAGTTGAGTGCAGGCTATGAGAAAAAAATTGGTGCTATAGGTACCATACGTATAGAGCCCTATTATCGCATACCGTTGAATGGAATTGGAAGAAGTAATTTACCTGTAACAAGCACTGGCATAAACATAGGACTTATAAAATATTTTAAATAG
- a CDS encoding ABC transporter permease, whose translation MISSYFKIAWRNFKNNKIFSFINIIGLSVGLACCMMITLYIINETSYDKQQPNADNIYQLATIFVQQGQEHKMPNTPAPMAQAMQLEFPEVQQTTRLMGLFAEDKTLLQYNETGGNTKSFYETKGFLTDSTFFRMFSYNFIEGSPASALSKPNTVVLSEEIAHKLFGNQPALNKVIHISSSTNGDHDFAITGVYRPSDRPSHIDGRFFMSMTGGSIEQYIKESGTSFATNNMFFTYLQLKPGTDAKKLAAKFPAFIDKYAGKDLKAMGFDKKQFLVRLKDIHLYSGMDQNVTASGSVTYLYILASIALFTLLIACINFMNLSTARSSKRSAEVGIRKVLGAEKNSLIRQFLGESVFMSVLAFVFAFGITELLLPAFNTIADKHLSLSLPADLTVILAFFALSLITGLLAGSYPAFYLSSFKPIKVLKGRFSNSLAAVSLRKGLVVFQFIISVVLIIASVVIASQMQYLRSADLGFDKDRQIIIPLRSENAKNIYTAFKAEINKQPQVQSVGASQYYPGIFNPADNLLYREGQTMNDAKRTRMNWVDVGYLQTLNVKPVAGRLFSEQFAAADTNYRMILNESAIKEIGFASPQQSIGKKVYFDYKDRNYGFEIIGVVKDFHFEDLHLPITPYGFQLNNESRYNYIIVHAKAGDISKAISSIQNSWHKLNPSEPFEYSFLDDDFQKNYSAENRLSGIVTYFTCIAIFISCLGLFGLATFSAEQRIKEIGVRKVLGASTAGIVTLLSKDFLKLVAVAIVIASPIAWFVMNKWLQDFAYRTNISWTVFLITTVAALLIALITISFQAIRAALMNPVKSLRTE comes from the coding sequence ATGATCAGCAGTTATTTTAAAATCGCCTGGAGAAATTTTAAGAACAACAAGATTTTCTCTTTTATCAACATCATTGGATTATCTGTTGGGCTGGCTTGTTGCATGATGATAACACTTTATATTATCAATGAAACAAGCTATGACAAGCAGCAGCCAAACGCTGATAATATATATCAACTGGCAACCATTTTTGTACAGCAGGGCCAGGAACACAAAATGCCCAACACGCCTGCACCAATGGCGCAGGCTATGCAGCTTGAATTTCCTGAAGTGCAGCAGACAACAAGGTTAATGGGACTTTTTGCAGAAGATAAAACCCTGCTGCAGTATAACGAAACCGGTGGAAATACAAAATCATTTTATGAAACAAAAGGCTTTCTTACAGATTCTACTTTCTTCAGGATGTTCAGTTACAATTTTATTGAAGGCAGCCCGGCATCTGCATTGAGCAAACCAAATACAGTTGTGTTATCTGAAGAGATCGCTCATAAACTATTTGGCAACCAACCTGCATTAAATAAAGTAATACATATCAGCAGCAGCACTAACGGAGACCATGATTTTGCGATCACAGGTGTGTACAGACCTTCAGATAGACCTTCGCATATTGATGGCAGATTTTTTATGTCGATGACCGGTGGATCTATTGAGCAATATATAAAAGAGTCGGGTACCAGTTTTGCAACGAATAACATGTTCTTTACTTACCTGCAATTAAAACCAGGCACAGATGCAAAAAAATTAGCGGCAAAATTTCCGGCCTTTATTGATAAGTATGCGGGTAAAGACCTGAAGGCAATGGGCTTTGATAAAAAACAATTTCTTGTAAGGTTAAAAGACATTCATCTTTATTCTGGTATGGATCAGAATGTAACGGCATCAGGCAGCGTTACTTATTTATATATACTTGCTTCCATTGCATTGTTTACACTACTCATTGCATGTATCAACTTTATGAATCTTTCTACAGCACGTTCTTCAAAACGATCAGCAGAAGTTGGGATAAGAAAAGTTTTAGGTGCAGAGAAAAATTCATTGATACGTCAGTTTCTTGGTGAGTCTGTATTTATGAGTGTGCTTGCTTTTGTGTTTGCCTTTGGTATTACAGAATTATTGTTGCCTGCATTTAATACAATTGCAGATAAACATCTTTCATTGTCTTTGCCTGCTGATCTCACTGTAATACTTGCCTTCTTTGCTTTGTCATTGATCACAGGTTTGCTGGCTGGTAGTTACCCTGCATTTTATTTATCTTCTTTCAAGCCTATTAAAGTATTGAAAGGAAGATTTTCTAATTCACTGGCGGCAGTTTCATTAAGAAAGGGCCTTGTTGTATTTCAGTTTATTATTTCTGTAGTGCTTATTATTGCTTCAGTTGTTATTGCCAGCCAGATGCAATACCTGCGTTCTGCTGATCTTGGTTTTGATAAAGACAGGCAGATCATTATTCCATTGCGCAGTGAAAATGCAAAGAATATTTATACTGCATTTAAGGCAGAAATAAACAAGCAGCCACAGGTGCAATCAGTAGGCGCATCGCAATATTATCCAGGCATATTTAATCCAGCAGATAATCTTTTATACAGAGAAGGGCAAACCATGAATGATGCAAAACGCACACGTATGAACTGGGTAGATGTTGGATATCTTCAAACACTCAATGTAAAACCGGTTGCAGGCAGATTATTCTCAGAACAATTTGCTGCTGCTGATACAAATTACCGGATGATATTAAATGAAAGCGCCATCAAAGAAATTGGTTTTGCTTCCCCACAGCAATCTATTGGTAAGAAAGTATATTTTGATTATAAAGACAGGAACTATGGTTTTGAAATAATTGGTGTGGTAAAAGATTTTCATTTTGAAGACCTGCATTTGCCGATAACACCTTATGGGTTTCAGCTTAATAATGAATCACGGTATAATTACATAATCGTGCACGCAAAGGCCGGAGATATAAGTAAAGCAATTTCTTCTATTCAAAATAGCTGGCATAAACTTAATCCGTCAGAGCCATTTGAGTATAGTTTTCTTGATGATGATTTTCAAAAAAATTATTCTGCAGAAAACAGGCTCTCTGGTATTGTTACCTACTTTACCTGCATTGCTATTTTTATTTCATGTCTTGGTTTGTTTGGCCTGGCCACATTCAGTGCAGAACAACGCATCAAAGAAATTGGTGTACGAAAAGTATTAGGAGCAAGCACTGCAGGCATTGTAACATTACTCTCAAAAGATTTTTTAAAGCTTGTAGCAGTAGCTATAGTTATTGCGTCGCCTATTGCATGGTTTGTTATGAATAAATGGCTGCAGGATTTTGCTTATCGCACCAACATTAGCTGGACAGTGTTTTTGATAACAACGGTCGCAGCGTTATTGATTGCATTAATTACAATAAGCTTCCAGGCAATAAGAGCAGCACTTATGAACCCGGTTAAAAGCTTGAGGACAGAATAA
- a CDS encoding ABC transporter permease, with protein sequence MFQNYLKIALRNLKRNKTYALLNVLGLTVGIGACLLVFLVIQYETSFDNFHNNKENIYRIGSEFHNQDGVSYSSGVAFPVGAALRVDFPQIKQVASILKSGGDQVTIEDATGKTLKKFSEPELYFAEPSFFSMFNFPFLAGSAKSLSEPNTVVLSQAIAEKYFGDWKTAVGKTIKYQNKDIFKVTGVIKNAPANTDFPLEVVISYITYTNANKERLTDWVSTYGQHSTFVELPQEFTAAKLNAALPAFTKKHKPDEYSKDGYIAQPLTEIHFDDRFGNYRGQTFSKELITALLLIGIFLIVVACVNFINLATAQAVNRSKEVGVRKVLGSSRKQLAFQFLSETAIITIFALLAAIAVAAATLPFLNKLLETKMILSFADDPVLLLFLFVVAILVIVLSGLYPAMILSGFNPITALKSKITSKMAGGISLRRGLVILQFTIAHVLIIGTLIVVSQADYFRNASLGFDKAAIINVYIPGDSLSRSKIDYLNNQLSKNSNVESVSFSFASPSDNSNWQSDFKYDHAARSTDFSANLKWADENYFKLYGLEFVAGRPYYPSDTVREFVVNETLLRKLGITNPKDAIGKQIDFWDGGHVANIVGVVKDFNAYSLKEPMAPVVLSTWKDVYQMASIKIKPGKEKETLAAVEKIWNEIYPSYVYSYQFLDEKIAGFYKQENQLAELYQLFAGIAIFISCLGLYGLISFMVVQRTKEVGIRKVLGASVSNIIFLLSKEFTILILIAFAVAAPLAWYFMHQWLQDYTYRITPGIGIFLSAILASVVIAWITVGYRAIKAAIANPVKSLRTE encoded by the coding sequence ATGTTTCAGAATTATCTAAAAATAGCCTTGCGTAATCTTAAGCGAAATAAGACTTATGCTTTGCTGAATGTACTTGGGCTTACAGTTGGTATTGGTGCATGCCTGCTGGTATTTTTAGTGATACAGTATGAAACAAGTTTTGATAATTTTCATAACAACAAAGAAAATATTTACCGTATAGGCTCTGAGTTTCATAACCAGGATGGTGTTTCTTATTCCTCAGGCGTTGCATTTCCTGTAGGCGCTGCATTGCGTGTTGATTTTCCACAGATAAAACAAGTAGCATCGATTTTGAAATCGGGTGGCGACCAGGTTACTATTGAAGATGCAACAGGCAAAACGTTGAAGAAATTCAGCGAGCCTGAACTTTATTTTGCAGAGCCCTCTTTTTTCTCCATGTTTAATTTTCCTTTTCTTGCAGGCAGTGCAAAATCTTTGAGTGAACCCAATACTGTTGTGTTATCTCAGGCTATAGCTGAAAAATATTTTGGTGACTGGAAGACTGCGGTGGGTAAAACAATTAAGTACCAGAACAAAGATATTTTTAAAGTAACAGGCGTTATAAAAAATGCACCGGCTAATACAGACTTCCCACTCGAAGTTGTGATCTCTTATATAACTTATACGAATGCAAATAAAGAAAGGCTTACAGATTGGGTAAGTACTTATGGCCAGCATTCAACTTTTGTAGAATTACCTCAGGAATTTACTGCAGCAAAATTAAATGCGGCATTACCAGCGTTTACAAAGAAGCATAAGCCTGATGAATATTCAAAAGATGGTTATATCGCACAACCCTTAACAGAAATACATTTTGATGATCGTTTTGGTAATTACAGGGGGCAAACTTTTAGCAAAGAACTGATAACTGCTTTACTGCTTATTGGTATTTTCCTGATCGTAGTTGCCTGTGTGAACTTTATAAATCTTGCAACTGCACAGGCTGTTAATCGGTCTAAAGAAGTAGGTGTACGAAAAGTGTTGGGCAGCAGCCGCAAACAACTTGCTTTCCAGTTCTTAAGTGAGACGGCTATTATCACAATCTTTGCATTATTGGCTGCTATTGCAGTTGCAGCGGCAACTTTGCCTTTTCTAAACAAGTTGCTTGAAACAAAAATGATTTTAAGTTTTGCAGATGATCCTGTGCTGTTATTGTTTTTGTTCGTTGTGGCTATTCTTGTCATTGTTTTATCAGGTTTATATCCTGCGATGATATTGTCAGGTTTTAATCCAATCACGGCTTTGAAAAGCAAGATCACTTCTAAGATGGCAGGTGGTATTTCTCTAAGGAGAGGATTAGTGATATTACAATTTACTATTGCCCATGTTTTGATCATAGGCACATTGATAGTAGTAAGCCAGGCAGATTATTTCCGCAACGCCTCATTGGGCTTTGATAAAGCTGCGATCATTAATGTGTACATTCCCGGGGATAGTTTGAGCCGTTCAAAAATTGATTACCTAAACAACCAGCTATCTAAAAATAGCAATGTAGAATCTGTTTCGTTCAGTTTTGCAAGCCCTTCAGATAATAGTAACTGGCAAAGCGATTTTAAGTATGATCATGCTGCAAGGAGCACGGATTTCAGCGCCAACCTTAAATGGGCCGATGAAAATTATTTCAAGCTGTATGGCCTTGAATTTGTTGCGGGCAGGCCTTATTATCCAAGCGATACAGTAAGAGAATTTGTGGTAAATGAAACCCTTTTAAGAAAGCTTGGTATTACAAACCCCAAAGATGCTATTGGTAAGCAAATAGATTTCTGGGATGGCGGGCATGTTGCCAATATAGTTGGTGTAGTAAAAGATTTTAATGCTTATTCTTTAAAAGAACCAATGGCACCTGTAGTGTTGAGTACCTGGAAAGATGTGTATCAAATGGCCAGTATAAAAATAAAGCCCGGTAAAGAAAAAGAAACACTTGCTGCAGTTGAAAAAATATGGAATGAGATTTATCCCAGTTATGTGTACTCTTATCAATTCCTCGACGAAAAGATTGCAGGATTTTACAAACAGGAAAACCAGTTGGCAGAATTGTATCAACTCTTTGCGGGTATTGCCATATTTATTTCCTGTCTTGGTTTATATGGATTGATCTCTTTCATGGTTGTACAACGTACCAAAGAAGTAGGTATCCGCAAAGTGCTTGGCGCATCTGTAAGTAATATTATTTTTCTTTTATCTAAAGAGTTTACCATATTGATCCTGATTGCATTTGCAGTAGCAGCGCCGCTTGCTTGGTATTTCATGCATCAATGGCTGCAGGATTATACATACAGAATTACACCGGGTATTGGCATATTTTTATCGGCTATTCTTGCTTCTGTTGTTATTGCATGGATCACTGTAGGATATCGTGCTATTAAAGCAGCTATTGCAAACCCCGTTAAAAGTTTACGAACAGAATAA
- a CDS encoding fasciclin domain-containing protein: MSTILQLANADRNLSTLIKGLKASNLEETLNGIGPFTILAPVNLAFGNLTLPDTFDNMIKQSTNNSKLSDILTYHVITGKKLLKDFKDGQKLQTVNGKELAVTVKDGVVRINGAKILSRDRQGSNGVVHSIDAVNLPTP; this comes from the coding sequence ATGTCAACCATTTTACAATTAGCAAATGCAGACAGAAATCTAAGCACTTTAATCAAAGGCCTGAAAGCTTCTAACCTGGAAGAAACATTAAATGGCATTGGTCCGTTTACTATTCTTGCGCCGGTTAATCTTGCTTTTGGCAATCTTACTCTGCCAGATACTTTTGACAACATGATAAAGCAGAGTACTAACAACAGCAAACTTTCAGATATACTCACTTATCATGTAATAACCGGAAAAAAATTATTGAAAGATTTTAAAGACGGTCAGAAATTACAAACAGTGAACGGCAAAGAATTAGCTGTAACAGTAAAAGACGGCGTAGTACGAATAAATGGCGCTAAGATCTTATCCCGTGACAGGCAAGGTTCTAATGGAGTCGTTCATTCAATAGATGCGGTGAACTTACCTACACCATAG
- a CDS encoding RNA recognition motif domain-containing protein, whose protein sequence is MNMYVANLSFHTQDEDLKKLFAEYGSVSSAKVITDRETNKSRGFGFVEMESDAEAKEAIKGLNNKEIEGRALSVSIAKERPARTSNKRW, encoded by the coding sequence ATGAACATGTATGTTGCAAACCTGAGTTTTCATACACAGGATGAGGACTTAAAAAAATTATTCGCTGAATACGGAAGCGTTTCGTCTGCCAAGGTTATAACTGACAGGGAAACCAATAAGAGCCGTGGTTTTGGATTTGTAGAAATGGAATCTGATGCAGAAGCCAAAGAAGCTATCAAAGGCCTTAATAACAAGGAAATTGAAGGTAGGGCACTTTCTGTATCAATAGCAAAGGAAAGACCTGCAAGAACGAGCAATAAGAGATGGTAA
- a CDS encoding dioxygenase family protein — protein MNRNKFLSLTGLSFIGSLFFSSRKKEVADLLTACNDPITPPVPVGPYYKDEKLNRINIIEDKKGTPIDYLFKVEDKDCKPIEGAIIDIWQCDNDGHYSDFENEHTINQTWLRGYQVTNKNGECRFKSVFPGWYTNRITHVHAKVHINNQDVLITNFFFTKAIENEVYKDPIYSKGPNPTTLAQDYELRVDKDTKRHDTLLMNVTKDKNGNLIGSYKIAIA, from the coding sequence ATGAACAGAAATAAATTTCTTTCACTTACAGGACTTTCTTTTATAGGGTCTCTCTTCTTTTCATCAAGAAAAAAGGAAGTAGCCGATTTGCTAACGGCTTGTAACGATCCCATTACACCACCTGTTCCTGTAGGACCTTATTATAAAGATGAAAAACTAAACCGCATTAATATTATCGAGGATAAAAAGGGTACACCAATAGATTACCTGTTTAAAGTGGAAGATAAAGATTGCAAGCCTATAGAAGGTGCAATCATAGATATATGGCAGTGTGATAATGATGGTCATTATTCCGACTTTGAAAATGAGCATACCATCAATCAAACATGGTTGCGTGGTTACCAGGTGACAAACAAAAATGGTGAATGCAGGTTCAAATCTGTTTTCCCTGGCTGGTACACCAACAGGATTACACATGTACATGCAAAGGTTCATATAAACAACCAGGATGTACTTATAACCAATTTCTTTTTTACAAAGGCAATTGAGAATGAAGTGTACAAAGACCCTATTTATAGTAAAGGCCCTAACCCCACAACACTTGCACAGGATTATGAATTAAGGGTTGATAAAGACACTAAACGTCACGATACACTATTAATGAATGTTACGAAAGATAAGAACGGCAATCTCATTGGATCATACAAGATCGCTATTGCATAA
- a CDS encoding S8 family peptidase, which yields MKRLIFLCLLFCAVNAFSQKTKTDSTDEAIQITFSDNEFQERELADSSSSSFFLVKVRTETSSTFKKRFNRSIKRQISGEWFIVSGKEKHNLYTSELVEKAFAANSNWKLSPALLQQQNKLADKEYIFLVETTDTTSFRKLITQYALKATIIKSQPLYHLFRIRTNIAFVKEVLLPSEIVNAVDLRSTIAKEETVINDYDNSSNNINLFFAQYPNIAGNGLTASIKENMFDTTDIDFKNRYKETSLGSSTNTSHATTMATLVAGGGNSFFTGKGVAPAATLASSDFITLLPDGNSYSQYNISLQNHSYGVGIENFYGSDAAAYDASMIANPTLLHIFSAGNSGTSADTTAGSPYKNITGFANITGSFKMAKNILTVGSVDSFFAVPALSSKGPAYDGRIKPELVAYGNDGSSGAAAITSGTVLAVQSAYAQTHASVLPKNALTKAIIINSADDINKPGPDYYSGYGNVNTYQAVKDVLSGNYFSGSIADAETKDFTINVPSNAKNLKVTLVWTDPAAQSNAFTAIINDLDLQLQKQSTTWLPWVLNSAADKDSLNQNAKRKRDSLNVVEQITIDNPANGNYTIHVNGYNILSGSSQEFYIAYRWDAADTFYFISPAAKDHFTSAGNSIFRWKNTYANNTTGKLEYSIDKGANWQLINTTVDLDKNYLKWITPDTFTTAIARMTIGSNVYTSDTFNFSKQLFPRVGFKCDDSTLIFWNKAPGVTKYLVYTLGDKYLQPLTTTTDTSIIISNNVSPYLAVTAILQNGYTGVNSYTFNYNNQGAGCYISNFLADITANKTAQLQLSLGTIFNVKNIQFQQLTANGWQTIQTIEPVTSEQNNYEANTLHAGINTFRVVITLNNGTTINSTEAEVYFTASNDYVLLPNPVPQGQNLTILSNNFSTNVVNIYDIAGHKILQQSLNGTRTDINVSYFAKGMYFVVIYSEGIKVFMGKILIQ from the coding sequence ATGAAGCGCCTGATATTTTTATGTTTGCTTTTTTGCGCGGTAAATGCTTTTTCTCAAAAGACTAAAACAGACTCTACAGATGAGGCTATACAGATAACTTTCAGTGACAATGAATTTCAGGAAAGAGAGTTAGCCGATTCATCTTCCAGCAGTTTTTTCCTCGTAAAAGTTCGAACAGAAACCAGTTCTACATTTAAAAAAAGGTTCAATAGGTCTATTAAAAGGCAAATATCAGGAGAGTGGTTTATTGTAAGCGGCAAAGAAAAACATAACCTTTATACCTCTGAATTAGTAGAAAAAGCATTTGCTGCAAACTCAAACTGGAAACTCTCTCCCGCCCTGTTGCAACAGCAAAACAAACTCGCAGATAAAGAATATATCTTTCTGGTAGAAACTACAGACACCACATCCTTTCGCAAGCTTATAACTCAATATGCTTTAAAAGCAACAATCATAAAAAGTCAGCCATTGTACCATCTTTTCAGGATTAGAACAAATATTGCTTTTGTAAAAGAGGTATTGTTGCCTTCAGAAATAGTAAATGCAGTTGATTTACGCTCAACCATAGCAAAAGAAGAAACAGTTATCAATGATTATGATAACAGTAGCAATAATATCAACTTATTCTTTGCTCAATATCCGAACATTGCTGGCAATGGATTAACCGCATCCATCAAAGAAAACATGTTTGATACGACAGACATAGATTTTAAAAACAGGTACAAAGAAACCAGTCTTGGCAGTTCAACAAATACTTCTCATGCCACTACAATGGCAACATTAGTTGCGGGAGGCGGCAATTCATTCTTTACGGGAAAAGGTGTCGCACCTGCTGCAACACTTGCTTCTTCGGATTTTATTACTTTATTACCTGATGGCAACAGTTATAGTCAATATAATATTTCATTACAAAATCATTCTTATGGTGTGGGTATAGAAAATTTTTACGGCAGTGATGCAGCCGCTTATGATGCAAGTATGATAGCTAATCCAACCCTGTTACATATTTTTTCTGCCGGTAATTCCGGAACTTCTGCTGACACAACTGCCGGAAGCCCATACAAAAACATTACAGGCTTTGCTAATATTACCGGCAGTTTTAAAATGGCTAAGAATATTCTTACAGTAGGTTCTGTTGATTCTTTTTTTGCAGTCCCGGCATTAAGTTCAAAAGGACCTGCTTATGATGGGCGTATAAAACCAGAATTGGTTGCATATGGGAATGACGGCAGTTCAGGAGCTGCAGCTATAACTTCAGGAACAGTATTAGCAGTACAGTCGGCTTATGCGCAAACGCATGCATCTGTATTACCAAAAAATGCTCTTACCAAAGCGATTATTATAAACAGTGCAGACGATATCAATAAACCCGGACCTGATTATTATTCAGGATATGGAAATGTAAATACTTACCAGGCAGTAAAAGATGTTTTGTCCGGCAACTACTTTTCCGGCTCTATAGCAGATGCTGAAACAAAAGATTTTACGATCAACGTTCCATCAAATGCAAAAAATCTGAAGGTAACATTGGTATGGACCGATCCTGCCGCTCAGTCTAATGCATTTACAGCTATAATTAATGATCTTGACCTGCAATTACAAAAACAAAGTACTACATGGTTACCATGGGTATTAAACAGTGCTGCAGATAAAGATTCTCTTAACCAAAATGCTAAAAGAAAAAGAGATAGCCTGAATGTTGTTGAGCAAATAACAATTGATAACCCGGCCAATGGCAATTATACCATCCACGTAAACGGTTATAATATTCTTTCAGGCAGCTCACAGGAATTTTATATTGCTTACAGGTGGGACGCTGCGGATACCTTTTATTTTATATCCCCAGCTGCAAAAGATCATTTTACTTCTGCTGGCAATAGTATCTTTCGCTGGAAAAATACCTACGCAAATAATACAACAGGCAAACTGGAATACAGTATTGATAAAGGTGCAAACTGGCAGTTGATAAATACTACAGTTGATCTTGATAAAAACTATTTGAAATGGATAACTCCTGATACATTTACTACAGCTATTGCCCGGATGACCATCGGAAGCAATGTATATACTTCAGATACCTTTAATTTTTCCAAACAATTATTTCCCCGGGTAGGATTCAAATGCGATGATTCTACGCTTATCTTTTGGAACAAAGCACCCGGTGTAACCAAATATCTTGTTTATACGCTCGGCGATAAATATTTACAACCCCTTACAACAACAACAGATACCAGCATCATTATCTCTAATAATGTTTCGCCATACTTAGCAGTCACTGCAATTTTACAAAATGGATACACTGGCGTAAACAGCTATACTTTTAATTACAATAACCAGGGCGCCGGTTGCTATATCAGTAATTTTTTGGCTGATATTACCGCAAACAAAACGGCACAATTACAATTAAGTCTCGGAACTATCTTCAATGTAAAAAATATACAGTTTCAACAACTCACTGCCAATGGATGGCAAACGATACAAACTATCGAACCGGTTACCAGTGAACAAAATAACTATGAAGCAAATACACTGCATGCAGGCATTAATACATTCAGGGTAGTAATTACACTTAACAATGGTACAACTATCAATAGCACGGAAGCTGAGGTATACTTTACAGCCTCTAATGATTATGTGCTGTTGCCCAACCCGGTTCCGCAAGGGCAAAACCTAACTATTCTGTCAAATAATTTTTCCACTAATGTTGTAAATATATATGATATCGCAGGTCACAAAATCTTGCAGCAAAGCCTTAACGGAACACGAACAGATATTAATGTAAGCTATTTTGCAAAAGGAATGTATTTTGTAGTCATCTACTCTGAGGGCATAAAAGTTTTTATGGGCAAAATATTAATACAATAA
- a CDS encoding LEA type 2 family protein has translation MKILAPILLLLLVFDSCKKPESFEYRDLRNFKVDSLGFEQSAISMDLVYFNPNNFGVDLKNIDCDVYVEHNYLGKYKLDTTMHIAKKSEFVVPSKMDVNMKNLFKNTLTSIFTKELLLEVKGTTRVGKAGIYITVPFSYSGRHEFSMF, from the coding sequence ATGAAAATTCTTGCCCCCATCCTGCTCCTGTTATTGGTCTTTGATAGTTGCAAAAAGCCTGAAAGTTTTGAATATCGCGATTTGAGAAATTTTAAAGTAGACAGCCTGGGGTTCGAGCAGTCGGCTATAAGTATGGACCTTGTTTATTTTAATCCCAACAATTTTGGGGTAGACCTGAAGAATATTGACTGCGATGTTTATGTGGAACACAATTACCTTGGCAAGTACAAACTAGACACTACCATGCATATTGCCAAAAAATCGGAATTTGTTGTGCCCTCCAAAATGGATGTGAATATGAAGAACCTTTTTAAGAATACCCTCACTTCAATTTTTACCAAGGAACTGCTTTTGGAAGTAAAGGGTACCACTAGGGTTGGTAAGGCCGGTATTTACATCACGGTTCCTTTTAGTTATTCGGGAAGGCACGAATTCAGCATGTTTTAA